A genomic segment from Candidatus Zixiibacteriota bacterium encodes:
- the rpmH gene encoding 50S ribosomal protein L34, which yields MKRTYQPSRIKRVRDHGFRKRSKTKGGKRVLKRRRTKKRKRLTVKIKGK from the coding sequence ATGAAAAGGACATATCAGCCTTCAAGAATCAAAAGGGTGAGGGACCACGGTTTCAGAAAAAGGAGCAAGACCAAAGGAGGCAAAAGGGTCTTAAAACGCAGAAGAACGAAAAAAAGAAAAAGATTGACCGTGAAGATCAAAGGGAAATGA